In Alphaproteobacteria bacterium, a genomic segment contains:
- a CDS encoding LD-carboxypeptidase, giving the protein MTQTILKPKPLQKGSRIGVISPARHSPQDWLTQGKAALEAAGYEVFIHPQNRIADYQLAGTDQQRAAALMECFEDSSIDAIISTRGGIGSYRIVPYLDFEIIKENPKIFCGFSDLTTLINTIHNRTGLVTFHGPLLLSFFKNNDPANITHFVNFFNGSEPSNPIRYPTAESFVEGVGEGRLVGGNITLLQNLIGTKDDVNTDGAIFYIEDDDGEKPCEVDRAMWHLKNCGKFDKIKGLIVGEFCGFREDSAGPWKHSVHDLIRELIPPTIPVAVHFPCGHGKSIVPLPLGTLGRLETTQKQVVLTCLESPFA; this is encoded by the coding sequence ATGACACAAACTATTCTGAAACCCAAACCTTTGCAAAAAGGTAGCCGGATTGGGGTTATTTCTCCCGCCCGTCACTCCCCGCAAGACTGGCTTACCCAAGGTAAAGCGGCTTTGGAAGCTGCGGGCTATGAAGTGTTCATTCACCCGCAAAATCGTATCGCCGACTATCAATTAGCCGGAACCGACCAGCAACGCGCGGCCGCATTGATGGAATGTTTTGAAGATAGCAGCATTGATGCAATTATTTCTACGCGCGGCGGCATCGGCAGTTACCGAATTGTGCCCTACCTTGATTTCGAAATCATCAAAGAGAACCCTAAAATCTTTTGCGGGTTTAGCGATTTAACTACGCTGATTAACACTATTCATAACCGCACGGGGCTTGTAACCTTCCATGGGCCGTTGCTGCTAAGTTTTTTTAAGAACAACGATCCCGCCAATATCACGCATTTCGTAAATTTCTTTAATGGCAGCGAACCATCCAACCCTATTCGCTACCCCACTGCCGAAAGTTTTGTGGAAGGCGTTGGCGAAGGACGTTTGGTTGGCGGTAACATCACGCTTTTACAAAATCTGATTGGCACAAAAGATGACGTAAACACTGATGGTGCAATTTTCTATATCGAAGATGATGATGGCGAAAAACCATGCGAAGTTGACCGCGCTATGTGGCATTTAAAAAACTGCGGCAAATTCGATAAAATCAAAGGATTGATTGTGGGCGAGTTTTGCGGTTTCCGCGAAGATAGCGCGGGGCCTTGGAAACATTCGGTGCATGATTTAATCCGCGAGCTAATCCCACCCACCATTCCCGTTGCCGTGCATTTCCCCTGCGGACACGGGAAATCGATCGTTCCCCTACCCTTGGGCACGCTGGGGAGACTGGAAACGACCCAAAAACAAGTTGTTTTGACCTGTCTCGAAAGTCCATTTGCATGA